In the Dolichospermum flos-aquae CCAP 1403/13F genome, ATCTTCCAGAGTTAAAATTAATCTGTCTCCAGATTCTAAATTGAGTATTTCTTGGATTTCTTGGGGTAAAGTTAAACGCCCTTCCGGTTCAATATCAAGTGTATAGTGTTGAGGAATTGATGAATTAGCAAGTGTCATAGCTTGGTATTCCCTTTTTTTGTACCTATATTCTAGTTTAGCAAAAATAAAAGCCTTTCTCGGCAAAATTACCTTGTGCAGTTCCTACTCCTAACACTCTTCGAGTATCAATACCAGAACTACCTAAAAGATAACCTAAAGAAGAATATTTAATTACCAGAAATAACTAGAAGTTGATAGTCTAATAGTTACAGACTGTGCTTTATATACAGAATCAAATATCAAATTAAATTCATTAGTGAATTTAGTATATATAGTTTTGTTGATTTCCACCAAAGCTACAAACGCCCAGACTGATTATAGCCTAAGCGTTTGACCATTGGGTCGCAGATAAACTTCTGCAAGTAAAAAATAATTAAACAGGCATCATTTGCATGGATTTGCACGATTCTGCACATCTACGGCAAGCAGCAGCACATTCCATCATCTTGCTATCATCGCTCATTTTTTCGCAGGTTATTGCACAGCGATCGCACATTTCCGCACATAACATACAAGTGCGATCGCTGAACTCAGAACCAGCCATCATCATATTTGTACACATCATGCACATTTCTGCACAATCTCGCAGCATTGTCATCATGGTTATATCCATGTACTTACCACCTTTAGTCATACAGTAAGTCATGGTTTCTAGGCACATTTTATGACATTCCATGCAAGCGTTCACGCATATTTGCATTTCATTAGTCATAGATTTAGTCATCATCATCATCATACTAAATACTCCTTGATTTTTTGATATGTATCTTCAGTCCTGAGCCGGACTAATTACAACGCTAATTAAAAGTTTTTCAAAAATCAATGGGTATGCAACTCTAAATTAAAATTGATAATTCCGATAGAATTGTCGGAGTTTGTGTAGCATTGCTAGATAAATTAATGATATTTTTTTGATGAAGTTCTGATTAAATAAGGGTTACAAACTTTATTTTAAAATTTTTGATTCAGTAAAGTTATCAGCTTTTCAATTAGATATATCTATACATATTGATTTATTAGAAAATATTGATATTTATTATTTCTTAATATAAGACAAAAAACAGCGTTAATTTTTTCTATAAAAGCAGAAATTATTAACTTTTACTAATACACTTCTGCCTTTTTTCTCTCTATCTTATTGCTGATTATCAAGATAGAGAATTTTCTAAATCAGCTTGCAAATCTAGATAATGCTCAATTCCGACTGACAACCTGACCAAATTATCCTTAATACCCCGTTTAAGTCTTTCTGGTTCTGGAAGTGAACCATGAGTCATTTTGGCAGGATAGCAAAGAAGTGATTCAACACCTCCCAAACTCTACTGTATTTGCACTCAGTAGTTAAATAGTGCATTTGAACTATACGCTGTATTCAAATTGAGCGGTCGTACACACTGCACACTGTAGAGTCATCAAATACTTAGAATATCTAACAATTAGCTGCTAACAAATTTAGTTAATCAATTTTTTCTTAAAAGGTACTTGCTTTTTCATGAGAGTTGTGAGATTCTACTATTAATGTACGATAAATCAGTCGAGATACAGTAGTTTATTAATAACCCACCACTAACGCTAATGCGTACAGCTATGGCTAAGGAGTTGAAAAAGCTTTGCTAATAACTAAATATGCAGCAGTTACAGTGGCATAACTGACAACTGCTATCCCAGAAAATCATTATCATCCTATATTCATTTAGTAAAAAATATTACTTGGAGTCTGATATGGGCAAACAACAAAAACAACTAAGACTAGGTGCATTTTTACCCGGAGCAGGTCAGCACGTTGCAGCTTGGCGACATCCCCAAGCACGGAGTAATGGCGCTCTCAATTTTGAGCATTATAAGCAGATAGCCCAGACAGCCGAGCGCGGTAAATTCGACGCATTTTTTCTCGCCGACGGTTTAGCCTTACAACAACGGCGTGGTGCGGAAGGACGCACAGCCTTTGGTGGTGACTTTGAACCTGTCACCCTCTTCTCAGCCTTGTCTGCGGTGACAGAAAAGATTGGTTTTATTGCCACTGCCTCTACTACTTATGAAGATCCGTATATTCTCGCACGCAAATTTGCTTCCTTAGATCATATTTCTGGAGGAAGAGCAGGCTGGAATGTAGTCACAACTGGTAGTAGTGAAACAGCCGGTAATTTCGGTTTGGAAAACCATCCTATTCACGCAGATCGCTATATTCGCGCCCATGAATTTATTGATGTAGTCAAAGGTTTGTGGGATAGTTGGGAAGACGACGCTTTTGTTCGTGATCAGGAAACAGCTTTTTACTACGACCCTAATAAAATACATGAACTGAACCATAAAGGCAGATTCTTCTCCGTGCGCGGACCATTGAATATTGCCCGTCCGCCCCAAGGTTATCCTGTAATTGTCCAAGCAGGTTCTTCTGAAGATGGAAAAGAACTGGCTGGTAGAACCGCCGAAGTTATATTTACTGCTCAACAAACTCTAGAAGATGCTCAAGCCTTCTATGCAGATGTTAAAGGTAGATTAGCAAAATATGGACGCACACCAGACCAACTCAAAGTTATGCCCGGTGTCTTTCCCGTAGTTGGTATCACAGAGGCAGAAGCAAAAGCCAAGTATCAAGAACTGCAAGATTTAATTCATCCCCAGGTTGGTTTGGCTTTATTACAGGGACTTATAGGCACGGATCTTTCCTCTTATCCCCTTGATGAACCACTGCCAGATTTACCAGAAACCAATGATAACAAAAGCCGCCAAGCATTATTAATTGATATTGCTCGTAAACACAATTTTACCATTCGTGAACTTTATCAATGGATTGCGGGAGCGCGTGGTCATTGGACAATTATCGGTACACCAGTACAAATTGCAGATCAACTGGAAAGCTGGTTTGTCAATGATGCTGCTGACGGCTTCAACATTATGCCTCCTTATCTTCCTGGTGGACTAGATGATTTTGTTGATTTAGTAATTCCTGAATTACAACGGCGGGGATTGTTCCGCACTGAGTATGAAGGAACAACTCTGCGTGAAAATCTGGGTTTATCTCGTCCAGTTAATCAATATCAAAAGGTATTAGCAGCAGTTTAAATAATTGGGTTTCGCCCAGAGACGCAAAGGAGCAAAGGCGCAAAGTTTTAGATTTTAAATCTCAGGTTGAGCCAATTTGCAATTACACCATACAAAGATAAAAATATATGAGCGCAAAACGTCAGTTTCGATTAGGTGCATTTATTCAAGCTACTGGTCATCATATTTCTGCTTGGCGACACCCCAATACACAAATAGATGCAGGTTTGAATTTTGAGCATTACAAGGAAATTACTCAAACTGCG is a window encoding:
- a CDS encoding LLM class flavin-dependent oxidoreductase, whose protein sequence is MGKQQKQLRLGAFLPGAGQHVAAWRHPQARSNGALNFEHYKQIAQTAERGKFDAFFLADGLALQQRRGAEGRTAFGGDFEPVTLFSALSAVTEKIGFIATASTTYEDPYILARKFASLDHISGGRAGWNVVTTGSSETAGNFGLENHPIHADRYIRAHEFIDVVKGLWDSWEDDAFVRDQETAFYYDPNKIHELNHKGRFFSVRGPLNIARPPQGYPVIVQAGSSEDGKELAGRTAEVIFTAQQTLEDAQAFYADVKGRLAKYGRTPDQLKVMPGVFPVVGITEAEAKAKYQELQDLIHPQVGLALLQGLIGTDLSSYPLDEPLPDLPETNDNKSRQALLIDIARKHNFTIRELYQWIAGARGHWTIIGTPVQIADQLESWFVNDAADGFNIMPPYLPGGLDDFVDLVIPELQRRGLFRTEYEGTTLRENLGLSRPVNQYQKVLAAV
- a CDS encoding AbrB/MazE/SpoVT family DNA-binding domain-containing protein, producing the protein MTLANSSIPQHYTLDIEPEGRLTLPQEIQEILNLESGDRLILTLEDNGKLQLVSLKQQVKKLRGLLKDKSPDRNLVDELIQERRQEYLSE
- a CDS encoding four-helix bundle copper-binding protein, yielding MMMMMTKSMTNEMQICVNACMECHKMCLETMTYCMTKGGKYMDITMMTMLRDCAEMCMMCTNMMMAGSEFSDRTCMLCAEMCDRCAITCEKMSDDSKMMECAAACRRCAESCKSMQMMPV
- a CDS encoding PLP-dependent transferase; its protein translation is MGGVESLLCYPAKMTHGSLPEPERLKRGIKDNLVRLSVGIEHYLDLQADLENSLS